Proteins co-encoded in one Listeria ivanovii subsp. ivanovii genomic window:
- a CDS encoding leucine-rich repeat protein, whose translation MREKNWLQGVLIITLLTMIVACISMDFKTKVRAASISQPMPINKLFPDPGLSETIAETLSKKNITDVVSQQELSSIDELYADESWIKSIKGVQYLSNLRKIFFQKNQIKDISDLASLIKLEEVRLNGNQISDISALANLSKLNVLDLSNNQIKDIDALSNLVKLKSLNLDDNQLTDISKLESLTALKELFFTGNQITDIRVLSKLTNLTELVFNKNQVTNIAALSKLTNLTALGFRENNVKDIAPLVKLVKLTTLAFSQNQVKDISVLETLDILVYLAFDGNQVKDISVLAKLNHLAYLVFDDNQVTNIDALAKLPNLIGVMFNDNRVRNMSPLANLTKLEKLHAEGNYIQDVKALSSLTKLKELKLDRNCIVDISPLAGLNNLDELELSNQIFTNSTIGYQENLTISNIIKDRAGELIVPDTISDNGTYKKPNISWNIPTLKKEVSYDFELYVIIGQAGSYFSGKVIQPLNKLDTIEYNKAINAYGRVKSGVKSAIWSHPYRTKDAKQIGTLSVYAGKNLRILQEAKTTSGTYYQIRVGKKTIGWVEAKNIAFFYKPSMEKKANGVRYIAPGKESQHVYKLPVIDAAIDEGTLAKFKGKKLTLQREVTIEKEKWMLLQGIGWVKATNLSTEHYDKVLYNKAITAYARVKIAKGKQVWSTPYRTAGYKVIGSLSRYNGKNLRILREAKTRSGIYYQVRVGKKTIGWVEAKNITVFYKPSMEKKANGVRYIAPGKESQHVYKLPVVDAAIDGGTLAKFKGKKLTLQREAIIGKEKWVLLQGVGWVKATNVSALRYDKVFYNKTVTAYARVKTVMVWSNPYRNAGNKAIGSLSRYTGKNLRILREAKTRSGVYYQVRAGKKMIGWIEAKNLTVFYKPSMEKKVKGTRYIVPGKEGQHVYKLPVADAAIDGGTLARFKGKKLTLQREVTIGKEKWVRLQGVGWVKATNVSALRYDKVFYNKAVIAYAKVKTPMVWSTPYRTAGYKAVGPLLHYTSKNLRILREAKTRSGVYYQVRVGKKTIGWLEAKNLAVFYKPSMEKKAAGTCYVVARKKNNLYYSLPVADGTISRGKLQKISRKNLTVNRKATIGGQQWYRIKGAGWTKAANLRLKR comes from the coding sequence TTGAGGGAAAAAAATTGGTTGCAGGGTGTATTAATAATAACGTTACTAACAATGATTGTTGCATGTATTAGCATGGATTTTAAAACAAAGGTAAGGGCTGCAAGTATTTCGCAACCAATGCCTATTAATAAACTTTTTCCAGATCCTGGTCTATCAGAAACTATCGCAGAGACATTATCAAAAAAGAACATTACAGATGTAGTGTCTCAACAAGAGTTATCAAGCATAGATGAGCTTTATGCCGATGAAAGTTGGATAAAATCTATTAAAGGAGTTCAATATTTATCAAACTTAAGAAAAATATTTTTCCAAAAGAACCAAATCAAAGATATAAGTGATCTTGCAAGTTTAATAAAATTAGAAGAAGTAAGGTTGAATGGCAATCAAATAAGCGACATCAGTGCATTAGCTAATTTGTCTAAATTAAATGTACTAGATCTAAGTAACAACCAAATCAAAGATATCGATGCCTTATCTAACCTAGTAAAGCTAAAAAGTTTAAATTTGGATGATAATCAACTAACTGATATAAGCAAATTAGAAAGTTTAACTGCACTAAAGGAGTTGTTTTTCACTGGAAATCAAATAACCGATATAAGAGTACTATCAAAATTAACCAACTTAACTGAATTAGTTTTTAATAAAAACCAAGTAACTAATATCGCAGCATTATCAAAATTAACCAATTTAACTGCATTAGGGTTTAGAGAAAATAATGTAAAAGATATAGCCCCATTAGTGAAGTTAGTTAAATTAACTACTTTAGCTTTTAGCCAAAATCAAGTAAAAGATATAAGTGTATTAGAGACTTTGGATATTCTAGTTTATTTAGCTTTTGATGGGAACCAAGTAAAAGATATAAGTGTATTAGCAAAGTTAAACCATTTAGCTTACTTAGTTTTTGATGATAATCAGGTAACTAATATCGATGCACTGGCAAAATTACCAAATTTAATTGGAGTGATGTTTAATGATAATAGAGTAAGAAATATGAGCCCATTAGCCAATTTAACTAAGCTAGAAAAGTTGCATGCAGAGGGTAACTACATACAAGATGTTAAAGCGTTAAGTAGTTTAACGAAACTGAAAGAATTAAAGCTAGACCGTAATTGTATCGTGGATATAAGTCCACTGGCAGGATTAAATAATCTTGACGAGTTAGAGTTATCTAATCAAATATTTACAAATTCTACTATAGGCTATCAAGAAAATTTAACTATCTCGAATATTATCAAAGATAGGGCGGGAGAATTGATAGTACCAGATACCATCAGTGACAATGGCACTTATAAAAAGCCAAACATCTCTTGGAACATACCTACGTTAAAAAAAGAAGTAAGTTATGACTTTGAATTATATGTAATAATTGGCCAGGCAGGAAGTTATTTTAGTGGTAAAGTAATCCAGCCACTAAACAAGCTGGACACAATAGAATACAATAAAGCCATCAATGCATATGGTCGTGTTAAATCTGGAGTAAAAAGCGCTATTTGGTCCCACCCTTATAGAACAAAAGACGCCAAACAGATAGGAACACTTTCAGTTTATGCTGGCAAAAATTTACGGATCTTACAAGAAGCAAAAACAACAAGTGGTACTTACTACCAAATTAGAGTAGGCAAAAAGACGATTGGCTGGGTAGAAGCCAAAAATATCGCTTTTTTCTACAAACCAAGCATGGAGAAAAAAGCTAATGGCGTCCGCTACATTGCCCCTGGAAAAGAAAGTCAACATGTCTATAAACTTCCTGTCATAGATGCAGCTATCGATGAAGGAACACTTGCAAAATTCAAAGGGAAAAAACTCACTTTACAACGAGAAGTCACGATTGAAAAAGAAAAATGGATGCTACTTCAAGGTATTGGTTGGGTAAAAGCAACTAACTTGTCCACCGAGCACTATGATAAAGTACTCTACAACAAAGCCATCACCGCCTATGCGAGAGTAAAAATAGCTAAAGGAAAACAGGTGTGGTCCACTCCATATCGTACTGCTGGCTACAAAGTGATAGGTTCTTTGTCGCGCTATAATGGTAAAAATTTACGGATCTTACGAGAAGCAAAAACAAGGAGTGGCATTTATTATCAAGTTAGAGTTGGCAAAAAGACGATTGGTTGGGTAGAAGCCAAAAATATCACTGTTTTCTACAAACCAAGCATGGAGAAAAAAGCTAATGGCGTCCGCTACATTGCCCCTGGAAAAGAAAGCCAACATGTCTATAAACTTCCTGTCGTAGACGCGGCTATCGATGGAGGAACGCTTGCAAAATTTAAAGGAAAAAAACTCACTCTACAACGAGAAGCCATAATTGGAAAAGAAAAGTGGGTGCTACTTCAAGGAGTTGGCTGGGTAAAAGCAACTAACGTGTCTGCCTTACGCTATGATAAAGTGTTCTATAACAAAACCGTCACTGCCTATGCAAGAGTGAAAACAGTAATGGTGTGGTCCAATCCATATCGTAATGCTGGCAATAAGGCCATAGGATCTTTGTCACGCTATACTGGTAAAAACTTACGCATCTTACGAGAAGCAAAAACAAGAAGTGGCGTTTATTATCAAGTTAGAGCAGGTAAAAAGATGATTGGCTGGATAGAAGCTAAAAATTTGACTGTTTTCTATAAACCAAGTATGGAGAAAAAAGTCAAAGGTACCCGCTACATTGTCCCGGGAAAAGAAGGCCAACATGTCTATAAACTTCCTGTCGCAGACGCAGCTATTGATGGAGGAACACTTGCAAGATTCAAAGGAAAAAAACTCACTCTACAACGAGAAGTCACGATTGGAAAAGAAAAGTGGGTGCGACTTCAAGGAGTTGGCTGGGTGAAAGCAACAAACGTGTCTGCCTTGCGCTACGATAAAGTATTCTACAATAAAGCCGTCATCGCTTATGCGAAAGTAAAAACACCCATGGTATGGTCCACCCCATATCGTACTGCTGGTTACAAAGCAGTAGGCCCTTTATTGCATTATACCAGTAAAAACTTACGGATTTTACGAGAAGCAAAAACAAGGAGTGGCGTTTATTATCAAGTTAGAGTAGGCAAAAAGACGATTGGCTGGTTAGAAGCTAAAAATTTAGCTGTTTTCTATAAACCTAGTATGGAGAAAAAAGCAGCTGGAACTTGTTACGTGGTCGCAAGAAAGAAAAACAATTTGTATTACAGTCTACCGGTTGCGGATGGAACTATTAGTCGTGGCAAACTTCAAAAAATTAGTCGCAAGAATTTAACCGTTAATCGGAAAGCAACTATTGGAGGACAACAATGGTATCGGATCAAAGGAGCTGGCTGGACAAAAGCAGCCAATCTAAGGTTGAAAAGATAA
- a CDS encoding leucine-rich repeat domain-containing protein, giving the protein MRKKEWLKKVLRALLLTFIVACLNTSLGTKVNAASIPHPMPIDKVFPDPSLANEMKITLGKKSVTDVVTQKELESKNEFNAAHKNIQSIEGLQYLTNLEVLYLSGNQITSISPLKSLKKLVVLNLDANELSDISDITKFSSSSALTHLFLNNNQLTDISALANLTNLETLDAMDNKLSSIQALASLEKLKMLRLSGNQVSDITGLEGLNNLEYVEIINQECINEPICYQPFLIIPNTIKTLEGKLIAPKKIRNNGKYAQENVQWVLSSYVDEVSYTFDELIRIGKTRAKFHGRVIQPLERKKLFIDNLKSIKEIFPDANLAEILRRALKKKHVTDLVSQHELDKIKEVHADDRDITSIEGLQYLFNLNKLYLADNQISDIRSLEVLTNLKELYLDNNGLTDKSVSGLINLAHLNTLSIRDNKVSGAMARNLMNNLTKLKDFNWCEQ; this is encoded by the coding sequence TTGAGAAAAAAAGAATGGTTAAAAAAAGTATTACGGGCACTTTTACTAACATTTATTGTGGCGTGTTTGAACACAAGTTTAGGAACGAAGGTAAATGCCGCAAGTATTCCACATCCTATGCCTATAGATAAGGTTTTTCCAGATCCTAGTCTAGCGAATGAAATGAAAATAACGTTAGGAAAGAAAAGTGTAACAGATGTCGTCACTCAAAAAGAATTAGAATCGAAAAACGAGTTCAATGCAGCTCATAAAAATATTCAATCGATTGAAGGGTTGCAGTATTTAACTAATTTAGAAGTGCTGTATTTGTCCGGGAATCAAATAACAAGTATTAGCCCTTTAAAAAGCTTAAAAAAATTAGTCGTATTAAATTTGGATGCAAATGAGTTAAGTGACATAAGTGATATAACTAAATTCTCAAGCTCGAGTGCGTTAACACACTTATTTTTGAATAATAATCAGCTAACAGATATTAGTGCATTAGCTAATTTAACTAATTTGGAAACTTTAGATGCAATGGATAATAAATTAAGTAGCATTCAAGCACTTGCTAGCTTGGAAAAACTAAAAATGTTGCGTTTGAGCGGAAATCAAGTAAGTGATATAACAGGTTTAGAGGGATTGAATAATTTAGAGTATGTAGAGATAATTAATCAAGAATGCATAAATGAACCCATATGCTATCAGCCTTTCTTAATTATCCCCAATACTATCAAAACTTTGGAAGGAAAGCTTATTGCACCAAAAAAAATTAGGAATAATGGTAAATATGCTCAGGAGAATGTCCAGTGGGTATTATCTAGTTATGTTGATGAAGTAAGTTACACATTTGATGAGCTTATAAGAATTGGAAAAACACGCGCCAAATTCCATGGAAGAGTAATACAGCCATTAGAACGAAAGAAACTATTTATTGACAATCTAAAGTCTATCAAAGAAATTTTTCCAGATGCAAATCTAGCAGAAATCCTTAGAAGAGCTTTAAAGAAAAAGCATGTTACGGATCTAGTTTCGCAACATGAATTGGACAAAATAAAAGAAGTTCACGCAGATGATAGAGATATTACTTCCATTGAGGGACTGCAATATTTATTTAATTTAAATAAACTTTATTTAGCTGATAACCAAATAAGCGATATTCGTTCTTTAGAAGTATTAACTAATTTAAAAGAATTATATTTAGATAATAATGGTTTAACAGATAAGAGCGTTAGTGGACTTATCAACTTAGCGCACTTAAACACACTCTCTATTAGAGATAATAAAGTGAGTGGAGCAATGGCTAGAAATTTAATGAACAATTTAACCAAACTAAAAGATTTTAATTGGTGTGAACAATAA
- a CDS encoding Ig-like domain-containing protein, whose product MRKNNWLQNVVVATLVLVVGLCINTGSGTKVQAAKISHPMPINKIFPDPDLANAVKQNLGKKSVTDCVSQRALDKVRKFNGIQANIESLEGIQFFTKLEELFLSSNQIKDISPLKDLTELRVLDLKMNEIRDLTPLRGLSKITWLDVTYQKIVEDSVPFESDLFIPITVQKIDGSLITPKCITDNGVYMCDGITWNLPGYKKEVSYKFWEYINVGKTRTTFTGMVKQPLY is encoded by the coding sequence GTGAGAAAAAATAATTGGTTACAAAATGTGGTAGTAGCAACGTTAGTATTAGTGGTGGGTTTGTGTATTAATACAGGTTCTGGAACTAAGGTACAGGCTGCAAAGATTTCACATCCGATGCCCATTAATAAAATCTTTCCAGATCCTGATCTAGCCAATGCTGTGAAACAAAATTTAGGGAAGAAAAGTGTTACAGATTGTGTTTCTCAAAGGGCGCTAGATAAAGTACGAAAATTCAATGGCATTCAGGCTAATATTGAATCTCTAGAAGGGATACAATTTTTCACTAAATTAGAAGAGTTGTTTTTGTCTTCTAACCAAATAAAGGATATTAGTCCTTTGAAGGATTTAACGGAACTAAGGGTGTTAGATTTAAAAATGAATGAAATAAGAGATTTAACCCCATTAAGAGGATTGAGTAAGATAACTTGGCTAGATGTTACTTATCAAAAGATAGTTGAAGACTCAGTACCATTTGAATCAGACTTGTTTATTCCAATTACGGTTCAAAAAATAGATGGGAGTTTGATTACTCCGAAATGTATTACGGATAATGGAGTTTATATGTGCGATGGTATTACATGGAATTTGCCTGGATATAAGAAAGAAGTAAGCTATAAGTTTTGGGAATATATCAATGTTGGTAAAACACGTACCACTTTTACTGGTATGGTGAAACAACCATTATACTAA
- a CDS encoding leucine-rich repeat domain-containing protein — MKKKDWLKSVVVAILVLMVGFCANIYFGTKVYAAGILHSIPINEIFQDYGLANAVKRQLGKQSVTEVVSQRELDEIQKLNGNGCNIKSIKGVEYLTNLTKLYLSYNHISDISALASLSQLEVLSLKQNKLKDINSLANLTKLRCLYVSNNQLRDLWALEGLKNLEYVDAEEQTCTNNPVVYKPKVVIPNTIKDMSGKSVTPNFISDNGEYINTDVIWELPTYTTEVSYRFKDILNIGKDYVLFSGVVIQPVELEAPAAENAPSINQTLPAASLTEALKKGLRKKAVTDISPKSELDKANEFHDENRGSAMFMQLKKSLLM; from the coding sequence TTGAAAAAAAAAGATTGGTTAAAAAGTGTAGTAGTAGCAATTTTAGTATTAATGGTAGGTTTTTGTGCTAATATTTACTTTGGAACAAAGGTATATGCTGCAGGTATTCTACATTCGATACCTATAAATGAAATTTTTCAGGATTATGGTTTAGCGAATGCAGTGAAACGACAATTAGGAAAGCAAAGTGTTACAGAGGTTGTTTCACAAAGAGAACTAGATGAAATACAAAAGTTAAATGGTAATGGTTGCAACATTAAATCTATTAAAGGGGTAGAATATCTTACTAATTTAACAAAGTTATATCTATCTTATAATCATATAAGTGATATTAGCGCGCTTGCTTCTTTGAGTCAACTTGAGGTATTATCTTTAAAGCAGAATAAGCTAAAAGACATCAATTCATTAGCTAACTTGACCAAATTAAGATGTTTGTATGTGAGTAACAATCAATTAAGAGATTTATGGGCATTAGAAGGGCTGAAGAATTTAGAGTATGTAGATGCAGAAGAACAAACCTGCACCAATAATCCTGTTGTATACAAACCAAAAGTGGTTATTCCAAATACGATTAAAGACATGAGCGGAAAGTCAGTTACACCAAATTTTATTAGCGATAATGGAGAATATATAAATACGGATGTTATATGGGAGTTGCCGACATATACAACGGAAGTAAGCTATAGATTTAAGGATATTCTAAACATTGGGAAAGACTACGTTCTATTTAGTGGTGTAGTAATACAGCCAGTGGAATTAGAGGCACCTGCTGCTGAAAATGCACCCTCTATTAACCAAACTTTACCAGCAGCAAGTCTAACAGAAGCACTAAAAAAAGGCTTAAGAAAAAAGGCAGTTACGGATATTAGTCCAAAAAGTGAATTAGATAAGGCGAATGAATTTCACGATGAAAATAGAGGAAGTGCAATGTTTATGCAACTTAAGAAATCTCTACTTATGTGA
- the smcL gene encoding sphingomyelinase C SmcL yields the protein MEKFKIIKTIPKICGAFIFLLFFTFLFGHYGELKTQASDEYPGNFKITSHNVYLFSRNIYPNWGQMHRADLIAQADYMKNNDVVILNEAFDTSASHRLLNNLREMYPHQTPVIGRSKHGWDKTEGNYSNFALEDGGVAVVSQWPIVEKSQHIFQRGGGADRLSNKGFAYVKIMKNGKPYHIIGTHTQADDSLISKDTSRAIRAEQMQEIQTFIAKKNIPKDEIIFIGGDLNVNYGTDEYHDMLKLLNVSSPANFNGQMATWDPTTNSMLKESYPKAAPEYLDYIFVENGHARPHSWHNKVLHTKSPQWSVKSWFKTYTYQDFSDHYPVVGFTDNN from the coding sequence ATGGAAAAATTTAAAATTATAAAAACAATACCCAAAATATGCGGTGCTTTCATTTTTTTACTCTTTTTCACATTTTTATTTGGCCACTATGGTGAGCTGAAAACACAAGCTAGTGATGAGTATCCAGGTAATTTTAAGATTACTTCACACAACGTTTATTTATTTTCTAGAAATATATATCCTAATTGGGGACAAATGCACCGAGCTGATTTAATTGCACAAGCGGACTATATGAAAAATAATGATGTCGTCATTTTAAACGAAGCCTTTGATACAAGTGCTTCACATCGACTATTAAATAACCTTAGAGAAATGTATCCTCATCAAACACCCGTAATTGGGAGAAGTAAACATGGTTGGGATAAAACGGAAGGAAATTATTCCAATTTTGCTTTGGAAGATGGTGGAGTGGCTGTCGTTAGCCAGTGGCCTATTGTCGAAAAAAGCCAACATATTTTTCAGCGCGGCGGTGGCGCAGATCGGCTCAGTAATAAAGGATTCGCCTATGTTAAAATTATGAAAAACGGAAAACCTTATCATATAATTGGAACTCATACCCAAGCGGATGACTCGCTTATTTCTAAAGATACTAGCCGGGCGATTCGTGCAGAACAAATGCAAGAAATTCAAACATTTATTGCCAAGAAAAATATCCCTAAAGATGAAATTATCTTTATTGGAGGCGATTTGAACGTAAACTACGGTACAGATGAATATCATGATATGTTAAAGCTTTTAAATGTTAGCTCTCCGGCAAACTTTAACGGACAGATGGCTACTTGGGATCCAACGACTAATTCGATGTTAAAAGAAAGTTATCCTAAAGCAGCACCAGAATACCTTGATTATATTTTTGTTGAAAACGGTCATGCACGTCCACATTCATGGCATAACAAAGTCTTGCATACCAAGTCACCACAGTGGTCTGTGAAATCTTGGTTTAAAACTTATACGTATCAAGACTTTTCAGATCATTATCCTGTAGTTGGTTTCACTGATAATAACTAA
- a CDS encoding leucine-rich repeat domain-containing protein yields MRKNDWLKNVLITILVTVFVVCVNMSLETKAQAANIPHPLPINRIFPDPDLAERVKETLKKSNVTDVVSQRELDEVQIFNGNGRTIISIDGLQYFTNLKELYLSRNHIRDLTPLKDLTNLAILCLDKNRLENLNGIPSNKLVRLSLEDNELTQVDALANLTQLETLFISKNQLKNIDALANLTNLKTLDLNRNELEDLSPLARLENLTSLDLANQKCVKEALVYKPKLVIPNTIKGPDKVLITPSYISDNGSYTNGQLKWNLPVCKEKVCYTFAQLVRVGKTEVVFNGVVIQPLYPKKLETKKRASFYLCGLTK; encoded by the coding sequence TTGAGGAAAAATGACTGGTTGAAAAATGTTTTAATAACAATTTTAGTAACAGTTTTTGTTGTATGCGTCAACATGAGTTTGGAAACAAAGGCACAAGCAGCTAATATTCCACACCCGCTGCCAATTAATCGAATCTTTCCAGATCCTGATCTAGCGGAAAGAGTGAAAGAAACCCTTAAAAAGAGCAATGTAACAGATGTTGTTTCGCAAAGGGAACTAGATGAAGTGCAAATATTCAATGGAAATGGTCGCACTATTATATCTATTGATGGCTTACAATACTTTACTAATTTAAAAGAGTTATATCTGTCGCGTAATCACATCCGAGATCTTACTCCTTTAAAAGATTTAACTAATTTAGCGATACTTTGTTTGGATAAAAATAGGCTAGAAAATTTGAATGGCATTCCAAGTAACAAATTAGTCCGTTTATCGCTCGAAGATAATGAACTCACACAGGTTGATGCCCTTGCTAATTTGACGCAACTAGAAACATTGTTTATTAGTAAAAATCAGCTGAAAAACATTGATGCCCTTGCTAATTTAACCAACCTAAAAACATTGGATTTAAATAGAAATGAACTAGAAGATTTAAGCCCATTAGCAAGATTAGAGAATCTAACCTCGCTTGATTTGGCTAATCAGAAATGTGTAAAGGAAGCATTAGTATACAAACCCAAATTAGTTATTCCAAATACTATTAAAGGTCCGGATAAAGTCTTAATTACCCCAAGCTATATTAGCGATAACGGAAGCTATACAAATGGTCAACTCAAATGGAACTTACCTGTTTGTAAGGAAAAAGTATGCTATACATTTGCGCAGCTTGTACGAGTTGGGAAAACAGAGGTCGTATTTAATGGTGTGGTTATCCAGCCATTATACCCAAAGAAGCTAGAGACTAAAAAAAGAGCTTCATTTTACCTATGTGGTTTAACAAAATAA
- a CDS encoding internalin N-terminal domain-containing protein, with amino-acid sequence MRKSNWLKSVVVAMLVLIVGFCINIGSGTKVHAANILHPMPINQIFPDPDLAKVVKRTLGKQSVTDVVSQKELDSVQGLNGNESNIKSLEGLQHFNKLEVLFLASNQIKDITPLKNLTNLKVLDLKVNQISDLTPLYGLKNLTSLDVVYQKIVETPVTYEPDLVIPVTVKKPDGSLVTPKCITDNGAYIYDDIIWNLPAYKKEVSYKFGERIQVGKVSTTFTGMVKQPLTR; translated from the coding sequence GTGAGAAAAAGTAATTGGTTAAAAAGTGTAGTAGTAGCAATGTTAGTATTAATTGTAGGTTTTTGTATTAATATTGGTTCTGGAACAAAGGTACATGCCGCAAATATTTTACATCCGATGCCTATTAATCAAATTTTTCCAGATCCTGATCTAGCGAAAGTAGTAAAACGAACTTTAGGAAAACAAAGTGTTACAGATGTAGTTTCTCAAAAGGAACTAGATAGCGTACAAGGATTAAATGGTAATGAAAGCAACATTAAGTCCCTGGAAGGATTACAACATTTTAATAAATTAGAAGTGCTATTTTTAGCTTCTAATCAAATAAAGGATATTACTCCATTGAAAAATTTAACCAATCTAAAAGTATTAGATTTGAAAGTGAATCAAATAAGTGATTTAACACCATTATATGGTTTGAAAAATTTAACCTCTCTAGATGTGGTTTATCAAAAAATAGTTGAAACACCGGTGACTTACGAGCCAGACTTGGTTATTCCAGTTACGGTTAAAAAACCAGATGGAAGCTTAGTTACTCCAAAATGTATTACAGATAACGGAGCCTATATATATGATGATATTATTTGGAACTTGCCAGCTTATAAAAAAGAAGTAAGTTATAAATTTGGGGAACGTATCCAAGTGGGGAAAGTAAGTACCACATTTACTGGTATGGTGAAACAGCCATTGACACGCTGA
- a CDS encoding YdeI/OmpD-associated family protein — translation MAKTELNPKVDALLNKPSNWQAEFKALRAIAVEFGLTEEFKWGKPCYALNSGNIFLIHGFKEYCALLFMKGALLRDPANILVQQTENVQAARQIRFTNLQQILDMESTLKSYIQNAIEVEAAGLKVAMKQDREFPIPEELQTKFDELPAFKEAFEALTPGRQRAYLLFFAAPKQSKTRVSRIEKYQEQIFDGLGLND, via the coding sequence ATGGCAAAAACGGAATTAAATCCAAAAGTAGATGCTTTACTTAACAAACCAAGCAACTGGCAAGCAGAATTTAAAGCTTTAAGAGCAATTGCAGTCGAGTTTGGACTAACAGAAGAGTTCAAATGGGGCAAACCTTGTTACGCTTTAAACAGTGGCAATATCTTCCTCATTCATGGCTTTAAAGAATACTGTGCCCTTCTATTTATGAAAGGTGCGCTACTACGTGATCCTGCAAATATTTTAGTACAACAAACCGAAAATGTGCAAGCTGCAAGGCAAATCAGATTCACTAACCTTCAACAAATTTTAGATATGGAGTCTACTTTAAAAAGTTACATTCAAAATGCAATCGAAGTAGAAGCTGCAGGTCTAAAAGTGGCGATGAAGCAGGATAGAGAATTCCCTATTCCCGAAGAACTTCAAACGAAATTTGACGAGCTACCTGCATTTAAAGAGGCATTCGAAGCTTTAACGCCTGGACGTCAACGAGCTTACTTGCTATTTTTTGCAGCACCAAAACAATCTAAAACACGGGTTTCACGGATTGAAAAATACCAGGAACAGATATTTGATGGATTAGGACTCAATGATTAA
- a CDS encoding VOC family protein, which translates to MVLNVYLTFRTQSRDAITFYEEVFGGTCTDLMTYGEVHPENEPIDDEVKDLVMNASLLIDGVKVMFSDIPKSMPLTFGDNITLVIDTADEMQLTKQFNQLSEGGTVIMPLTKTFWSEKYGQVTDRFGIGWQFNLS; encoded by the coding sequence ATGGTTTTAAATGTTTATTTGACTTTCCGGACACAATCCAGAGATGCTATTACGTTTTATGAAGAAGTTTTTGGGGGTACATGTACAGATTTAATGACGTACGGCGAAGTCCATCCAGAAAATGAACCGATTGATGACGAGGTAAAAGATCTAGTGATGAATGCTAGTTTGCTGATTGATGGGGTAAAAGTGATGTTTTCTGATATTCCTAAATCTATGCCACTCACTTTTGGTGATAATATTACCTTAGTGATTGATACAGCTGATGAAATGCAACTTACTAAGCAATTTAACCAACTTTCTGAAGGTGGTACAGTCATCATGCCACTTACCAAGACTTTTTGGTCAGAAAAATATGGTCAGGTTACTGATCGCTTTGGTATTGGTTGGCAATTTAATTTATCTTAA
- a CDS encoding histidine phosphatase family protein, producing the protein MKKIVYLMRHGQTLFNERKKIQGFCDAPLTELGIKQAKIAGSYFQENNIQFDKVYSSTSERASDTLELVTKMDYIRLKGLKEWNFGTFEGESEELNPALPYGDFFAAYGGEREKDFQKRIVSTMERIMSQEPHEVILAVSHGAACAQFARYWENTSKIGKISGLKNGCILKFEYEHSAFRLVNFINHDFENGAHIEAVKTATN; encoded by the coding sequence ATGAAAAAAATAGTATATTTAATGCGTCATGGACAAACATTGTTTAATGAACGAAAAAAAATTCAAGGTTTTTGTGATGCACCACTGACAGAACTTGGAATCAAACAAGCCAAAATAGCGGGAAGCTACTTTCAAGAAAATAATATCCAGTTTGATAAAGTCTACAGTTCCACATCAGAAAGAGCTTCAGACACATTAGAATTAGTCACAAAAATGGATTACATAAGATTAAAAGGATTGAAAGAGTGGAATTTTGGAACATTTGAAGGGGAAAGTGAAGAGTTAAATCCAGCACTACCATACGGAGACTTTTTTGCTGCATATGGCGGGGAACGAGAAAAAGACTTCCAAAAGCGGATAGTTTCGACGATGGAGCGTATTATGAGTCAAGAGCCGCATGAAGTGATTTTGGCTGTTTCTCATGGAGCAGCATGTGCGCAATTTGCCCGTTACTGGGAAAACACAAGTAAAATTGGCAAAATAAGTGGGTTGAAAAACGGGTGCATTTTAAAATTCGAATATGAACATAGCGCATTTCGCCTTGTAAACTTCATCAATCATGATTTTGAGAACGGAGCGCATATCGAAGCAGTTAAAACAGCAACTAACTAA